GAAGAAATAGTTGGCTGTCAGAGGTGTTCGGGGATGGTTCGAAGCGGGTTTCCGCAGCCGACAAATCACCCGGATGGTGATTTGGGCTGTGGACCTCGGAAGCCGCACACGATGTGCGGCGAGAATGAGCGTGAACCATCCCCGGACACCTCTTGTTAATCTACCTGCTTGGCTTTCTAGATCTATAGGCTGCCTTGAAAAATTAGAATTTTTGTTTGAGTACAAGGCAGGCGAAAATTATAACCGCAGGAATATATTTAATATTTTGAGGATTGTAATTTGAGCCTAACGCAGTAATCGAGCAAAAAGGCCATTTTTCAAGGTAGCCTATAAAAAATATAGCAGCAGTTCTTCCCCCTTAGCCGGTGGGGCGGAAATCCAGTATGCCAGCCGTTCCCGGCAGAAAATATAGTGTACCTGCCCCATCCCGAGAAACTTATAGACTTTGATTTTGTTGATGTTCACGGTTTCCGGATCGTGAAAGGGTGAGCGGGGATTGCTCACCATTTTATCCGCCATGATTTCAGCCTGTTCCCGGGTCAGTTTCACAGTTTTGCTCCGTGATATCCAGATCATGGCCGGGCGTTTCCCCGCGGTCTGGTAGGTGCCGATAGCCCCGGCTTCCACGGTAATACTTTTGCCGTGCAGCTGGTTGATTTTTTCCAGCGCTTCAGCGCCGGTAACCAGCTGAACCCGCTGCCAGCTGCCGATTGCGGCCGGAAACAGACTTTCAAGCTCCATTGGACCAGTGGTTTTCTGGCCACCGCAGCCAAACAGTATTACTATCACCAGCACTGTCAAACCTGCTTCAATTATCCGCCTCATTTTCATCCTTATCACCTCTATTCTGATTCCATTTTTGGCCAGGACTTCGGCGGCAAAAGAGCCGACGGTGCCGAGGCCGATTTCACCGATGGCCACCGGTTTGAGTGTTGTTATTGCCTGCCGCAGCCCTGATTCGGGGAAAGAACCGTTTTTTAGCCATTCCGGGTGGATGCCGACCCCGGAATAAATTCTTTTATTTTCAGCCGCCAGCCCGGCGGCGGCAAAACTTGAAGGCAGATCATAAGCCGGGACGATAATTTCTCTCACCCGCTGCTGTCGGGCTTTGGCGATGACTTCCGGCAGCCGGCCAAAGAGCGGCTCGTCGGTGAGATGGCAGTGGGTATCAATGAAAGATAGCATGGTTTCAGTCTTCAGGGGTCAGCAAAAGGCTATGCTTGCTAATAATCTTTGTACGTAAATATTCGACTACGTTTTCAGAAAAGATAAAAATACTCTCACAGAGGCACAAAGTCACAGAGAATCCCAGTCATTTGCCCTCTGTGACTCCGTGTCTCTGTGAGAAATAATAAAAATTTGTCAATCTATAGACAAAGTCGAATATTTACCTTTGTACCTATTCAGTATTATATTTTCTCTCACCACAGAGGCCACTGAGCTCACAGAGAAAAACATTAAATGGCCTGCCTCTGTGAACTCTGTGTTCTCTAGTGAGCATTAGCGAACGAGTGGTTTATAGTGTTTTTTTGGGGTGGCAATCGTCCTTGGGAAATTTTTTAAAAAAATATCTATCAACCGGGAGCTTTTTTGTCAATCAAAGTCGGCTGAAAGTGAAAAAAACCAAAAAAAGATGAAAAAAAGGGTAGAAAAGTACCCTGATCGGGCAAAAAACTTCCACTCTTTACCTGTCTGAAGGCCGTAAAAAATTAGAATTTTATAACCCCTTGAATTTATAGCTTAAAATTTTTTTGAAAAAAATGGCATAATTCTCGCAATAGTTACTA
Above is a genomic segment from Pseudomonadota bacterium containing:
- a CDS encoding TatD family hydrolase, translating into MLSFIDTHCHLTDEPLFGRLPEVIAKARQQRVREIIVPAYDLPSSFAAAGLAAENKRIYSGVGIHPEWLKNGSFPESGLRQAITTLKPVAIGEIGLGTVGSFAAEVLAKNGIRIEVIRMKMRRIIEAGLTVLVIVILFGCGGQKTTGPMELESLFPAAIGSWQRVQLVTGAEALEKINQLHGKSITVEAGAIGTYQTAGKRPAMIWISRSKTVKLTREQAEIMADKMVSNPRSPFHDPETVNINKIKVYKFLGMGQVHYIFCRERLAYWISAPPAKGEELLLYFL